One part of the Flavobacterium johnsoniae UW101 genome encodes these proteins:
- the nadB gene encoding L-aspartate oxidase translates to MLKTDILIVGSGISGLFLAMKTAKKRPDLSIVIMTKKTAGNTNTQLAQGGIAVVTNHLQDSFEQHIKDTLKSGGGHCDEEIVKMVVQQAPERLKELIEIGTSFDKNQNGQWDLGLEGGHSQHRILHHKDRSGLEIEKKLLHIITELPNIKLFENYQVVDLNTETKENETHCTGAFFYDKNENKIKYIRARSIILSTGGCGTLFENTTNPEIATGDGIAIAARAGVEIEDMQYIQFHPTALYTGKKSQLFLISEAVRGFGAYVVNEDQKRFLFKYDSRGELATRDIVSHAIHKEMHETQKKHVYLDCRHLDKKAFYKKFPAITAHCNELGLFPEKDLIPIVPAAHYQCGGIKVDRNGATIIPNLYAVGECARTGLHGKNRLASNSLLEALVFAHQASENIDKTIDSFQFSSKLLIPKFPDSEIKTDYVAFLILKKEIQALITNFYSSEERNTDYAIQKIKLIKNAAETLIHGQEITIPFIEFSNMLTVALIIIKHCKKRKAPYILSLN, encoded by the coding sequence ATGCTTAAAACAGATATACTTATAGTAGGTTCTGGTATTTCGGGATTATTTCTTGCCATGAAAACAGCAAAAAAACGTCCTGATTTATCGATTGTGATTATGACAAAGAAAACGGCAGGAAACACTAATACACAGCTTGCACAAGGCGGAATTGCCGTTGTAACCAATCATTTACAGGATAGTTTTGAGCAGCATATAAAAGATACACTGAAATCAGGAGGCGGACATTGTGATGAGGAAATTGTAAAAATGGTAGTGCAGCAGGCACCGGAAAGGTTAAAAGAATTAATTGAGATTGGGACTTCTTTTGATAAAAATCAAAACGGTCAATGGGATTTAGGTCTAGAAGGCGGACATTCTCAGCATAGAATTCTGCACCATAAAGACAGATCTGGTTTAGAAATAGAAAAAAAGCTGCTCCATATTATAACAGAATTGCCTAACATAAAATTATTCGAAAATTATCAGGTTGTCGATTTAAATACCGAAACAAAAGAAAATGAAACACATTGTACAGGTGCTTTTTTTTATGATAAAAACGAAAACAAAATAAAATATATCCGCGCCAGATCGATAATATTAAGCACAGGAGGATGCGGGACTCTTTTTGAAAACACAACAAATCCTGAAATTGCAACCGGAGACGGAATTGCCATTGCAGCGCGTGCAGGTGTAGAAATTGAAGATATGCAGTACATTCAGTTTCATCCTACGGCTTTGTACACTGGCAAAAAAAGCCAGCTCTTTTTAATTTCAGAAGCCGTTAGAGGTTTTGGTGCTTATGTAGTAAATGAAGACCAAAAAAGGTTTTTATTTAAATACGATTCAAGAGGCGAACTTGCCACACGTGATATTGTTTCACACGCCATTCATAAAGAAATGCATGAAACACAAAAAAAACATGTTTATCTCGATTGCAGGCATTTAGATAAAAAAGCTTTCTACAAAAAGTTTCCCGCTATAACAGCACATTGCAATGAACTGGGATTGTTTCCTGAAAAAGATTTGATTCCTATAGTTCCTGCAGCACATTATCAATGCGGCGGCATAAAGGTAGACCGTAATGGAGCAACAATAATTCCTAATTTATATGCGGTTGGCGAATGCGCCAGAACGGGACTTCATGGAAAAAACCGTCTGGCTTCTAATTCCCTGCTCGAAGCTTTGGTATTTGCACATCAGGCATCAGAGAATATAGACAAAACAATAGATTCGTTTCAGTTTTCATCAAAACTGCTTATTCCAAAATTTCCCGATTCGGAAATCAAAACTGATTATGTTGCCTTTTTAATTTTAAAAAAAGAAATACAGGCACTTATAACCAATTTTTATTCCAGCGAAGAACGCAATACCGATTATGCAATTCAAAAAATAAAATTGATTAAAAATGCAGCCGAAACCCTTATACACGGCCAGGAAATTACAATTCCGTTTATAGAATTTTCTAATATGCTTACCGTGGCCTTAATTATTATTAAACACTGCAAAAAAAGAAAAGCCCCATATATTTTGTCTTTAAACTAA